The Synchiropus splendidus isolate RoL2022-P1 chromosome 8, RoL_Sspl_1.0, whole genome shotgun sequence genome has a window encoding:
- the LOC128764346 gene encoding protein phosphatase 1 regulatory subunit 3B-like isoform X2 yields the protein MGSLLVWRHPEVKEQSQLTLDSTGPLQVPVEATLPDMPVEDVYSTTESCDSGENAQHPHGAHAGRIKKTVTFADHRGLSLTRVKLFSQFNDPIRIPTSVLQSFEPPQPTDDKLVLDFNQPAADYLHFRQSLEQNCVSLEHCVLKDHTLAGTVKVRNLSFEKSVKLRITFDSWKSHSDVACTYVKDSYPSSYCDTFSFTLLLPRYLKPNACVEFAVFYLVGDDEFWDSNRGRNYRILWASMKGRGQDHNPDFGIHFDSFGSPTCSHGIFPDWPSYAGYEHQGPYY from the exons ATGGGGTCCTTGTTGGTGTGGCGCCATCCAGAAGTGAAGGAGCAGAGTCAGCTGACCCTAGACTCAACTGGGCCACTGCAG GTCCCAGTCGAGGCCACACTGCCCGACATGCCGGTGGAGGATGTCTACAGTACCACAGAGTCATGTGATTCTGGAGAAAACGCTCAGCACCCCCATGGGGCCCACGCTGGGAGAATAAAGAAGACCGTGACATTTGCAGACCACAGAGGACTGTCTCTCACACGGGTCAAACTGTTCTCCCAGTTCAACGACCCCATCCGCATTCCCACCTCGGTGCTGCAGAGCTTTGAACCACCGCAACCGACCGACGACAAGCTGGTCCTGGACTTCAACCAGCCGGCGGCGGACTACCTGCATTTCCGGCAGAGTCTGGAGCAGAACTGTGTGAGTCTGGAGCACTGCGTCTTGAAGGATCACACTCTGGCAGGAACTGTCAAGGTCCGAAATCTGTCGTTTGAGAAGTCAGTGAAGCTGCGCATCACGTTCGACTCTTGGAAGAGTCACAGCGACGTGGCGTGCACGTACGTAAAGGACTCCTACCCGTCATCCTACTGCGACACCTTCTCTTTCACGCTGCTTCTGCCTCGCTACCTGAAGCCCAACGCTTGCGTGGAGTTTGCCGTCTTCTACCTCGTCGGTGATGATGAATTCTGGGACAGTAACCGCGGACGGAATTACCGCATCCTCTGGGCCTCCATGAAGGGGAGGGGCCAGGACCACAACCCAGACTTTGGCATCCACTTCGACAGCTTTGGCAGCCCCACGTGTTCCCATGGGATTTTCCCAGACTGGCCCAGCTACGCCGGCTACGAGCACCAGGGGCCTTACTATTGA
- the LOC128764346 gene encoding protein phosphatase 1 regulatory subunit 3B-like isoform X1, whose protein sequence is MGSLLVWRHPEVKEQSQLTLDSTGPLQVLLFSPNQTSSSRQLVPVEATLPDMPVEDVYSTTESCDSGENAQHPHGAHAGRIKKTVTFADHRGLSLTRVKLFSQFNDPIRIPTSVLQSFEPPQPTDDKLVLDFNQPAADYLHFRQSLEQNCVSLEHCVLKDHTLAGTVKVRNLSFEKSVKLRITFDSWKSHSDVACTYVKDSYPSSYCDTFSFTLLLPRYLKPNACVEFAVFYLVGDDEFWDSNRGRNYRILWASMKGRGQDHNPDFGIHFDSFGSPTCSHGIFPDWPSYAGYEHQGPYY, encoded by the exons ATGGGGTCCTTGTTGGTGTGGCGCCATCCAGAAGTGAAGGAGCAGAGTCAGCTGACCCTAGACTCAACTGGGCCACTGCAGGTgctgcttttttcccccaaccaaacaagcagctcCAGACAGCTG GTCCCAGTCGAGGCCACACTGCCCGACATGCCGGTGGAGGATGTCTACAGTACCACAGAGTCATGTGATTCTGGAGAAAACGCTCAGCACCCCCATGGGGCCCACGCTGGGAGAATAAAGAAGACCGTGACATTTGCAGACCACAGAGGACTGTCTCTCACACGGGTCAAACTGTTCTCCCAGTTCAACGACCCCATCCGCATTCCCACCTCGGTGCTGCAGAGCTTTGAACCACCGCAACCGACCGACGACAAGCTGGTCCTGGACTTCAACCAGCCGGCGGCGGACTACCTGCATTTCCGGCAGAGTCTGGAGCAGAACTGTGTGAGTCTGGAGCACTGCGTCTTGAAGGATCACACTCTGGCAGGAACTGTCAAGGTCCGAAATCTGTCGTTTGAGAAGTCAGTGAAGCTGCGCATCACGTTCGACTCTTGGAAGAGTCACAGCGACGTGGCGTGCACGTACGTAAAGGACTCCTACCCGTCATCCTACTGCGACACCTTCTCTTTCACGCTGCTTCTGCCTCGCTACCTGAAGCCCAACGCTTGCGTGGAGTTTGCCGTCTTCTACCTCGTCGGTGATGATGAATTCTGGGACAGTAACCGCGGACGGAATTACCGCATCCTCTGGGCCTCCATGAAGGGGAGGGGCCAGGACCACAACCCAGACTTTGGCATCCACTTCGACAGCTTTGGCAGCCCCACGTGTTCCCATGGGATTTTCCCAGACTGGCCCAGCTACGCCGGCTACGAGCACCAGGGGCCTTACTATTGA
- the LOC128764346 gene encoding protein phosphatase 1 regulatory subunit 3B-like isoform X3, whose product MPVEDVYSTTESCDSGENAQHPHGAHAGRIKKTVTFADHRGLSLTRVKLFSQFNDPIRIPTSVLQSFEPPQPTDDKLVLDFNQPAADYLHFRQSLEQNCVSLEHCVLKDHTLAGTVKVRNLSFEKSVKLRITFDSWKSHSDVACTYVKDSYPSSYCDTFSFTLLLPRYLKPNACVEFAVFYLVGDDEFWDSNRGRNYRILWASMKGRGQDHNPDFGIHFDSFGSPTCSHGIFPDWPSYAGYEHQGPYY is encoded by the coding sequence ATGCCGGTGGAGGATGTCTACAGTACCACAGAGTCATGTGATTCTGGAGAAAACGCTCAGCACCCCCATGGGGCCCACGCTGGGAGAATAAAGAAGACCGTGACATTTGCAGACCACAGAGGACTGTCTCTCACACGGGTCAAACTGTTCTCCCAGTTCAACGACCCCATCCGCATTCCCACCTCGGTGCTGCAGAGCTTTGAACCACCGCAACCGACCGACGACAAGCTGGTCCTGGACTTCAACCAGCCGGCGGCGGACTACCTGCATTTCCGGCAGAGTCTGGAGCAGAACTGTGTGAGTCTGGAGCACTGCGTCTTGAAGGATCACACTCTGGCAGGAACTGTCAAGGTCCGAAATCTGTCGTTTGAGAAGTCAGTGAAGCTGCGCATCACGTTCGACTCTTGGAAGAGTCACAGCGACGTGGCGTGCACGTACGTAAAGGACTCCTACCCGTCATCCTACTGCGACACCTTCTCTTTCACGCTGCTTCTGCCTCGCTACCTGAAGCCCAACGCTTGCGTGGAGTTTGCCGTCTTCTACCTCGTCGGTGATGATGAATTCTGGGACAGTAACCGCGGACGGAATTACCGCATCCTCTGGGCCTCCATGAAGGGGAGGGGCCAGGACCACAACCCAGACTTTGGCATCCACTTCGACAGCTTTGGCAGCCCCACGTGTTCCCATGGGATTTTCCCAGACTGGCCCAGCTACGCCGGCTACGAGCACCAGGGGCCTTACTATTGA